Proteins encoded in a region of the Vicia villosa cultivar HV-30 ecotype Madison, WI linkage group LG5, Vvil1.0, whole genome shotgun sequence genome:
- the LOC131605471 gene encoding uncharacterized protein LOC131605471, which yields MEDLEQENHEFRDEVTTLRVGVERLTALVESLVAARNQPSPPPSPRATQTQIEVQTTTICEVSTAIVSMAPTTDPSHYQMPNGYPGGMSYNFMPEGYHPFTGAAQTTLIMTVIPPLVHTVPQAGEPIYQVEPNEKGEVYDDFQDQFQEMRKEIKALKGKNSFGKNAYDMCLVPNVKIPAKFKVPDFEKYKGSSCPQSHLTMYCRKMATHTDDDKLLIHYFQDSLTGAALKWYMGLDSTHISSFDDLVEAFIRQYKYNVDMAPDRDQLRAMAQKEKESFKDAPTDFTEMVNMGMRLEEGVREGRLIMESGSSIGTKKYGNNFQKKWEDETIAFAIDGEPQNSHSRQPLAYQQAPFIPYDQYPYVAAAQFKQPYQQPWEALPHNSSQNAPQNATQNQNRQRNQNRQQNQNKPQRNQQKEDRRIDPIPMTYAQLWPYLIERKAIAPRPTRPAKFPFPKEYNPNVKCDFHSGISGHSIEDCNVLKEKVQDLVDKKILSFKDIGPMP from the exons ATGGAAgaccttgaacaagagaatcatgAATTCCGTGACGAAGTAACTACTCTTCGAGTTGGGGTGGAAAGATTAACTGCTTTGGTGGAAAGCTTAGTGGCTGCTCGGAATCAACCATCACCTCCTCCATCTCCTCGTGCCACTCAAACACAAATTGAAGTCCAAACTACTACGATTTGCGAAGTTTCTACTGCTATTGTTTCTATGGCTCCTACCACTGATCCCTCTCACTATCAGATGCCTAATGGCTACCCTGGGGGCATGTCTTACAACTTTATGCCAGAGGGATACCATCCTTTTACTGGAGCTGCTCAAACTACTCTTATAATGACCGTGATTCCACCCCTGGTACATACCGTGCCACAAGCTGGGGAACCCATTTACCAAGTTGAGCCCAATGAAAAAGGTGAAGTTTACGATGATTTCCAAGATCAATTCCAAGAGATGCGAAAGGAGATTAAGGCCCTTAAAGGGAAAAAttcatttggaaagaatgcttatGATATGTGTCTTGTGCCAAATGTGAAAATACCTGCCAAGTTTAAAGTGCCTGATTTTGAAAAGTATAAAGGGAGTTCATGTCCTCAgagccatttgaccatgtactgcaGAAAGATGGCCACTCATACTGATGATGATAAGTTATTGATCCACTATTTTCAAGATAGTCTAACTGGTGCTGctttgaaatggtatatgggattGGATAGTACTCATATCAGTTCTTTTGATGACCTTGTAGAAGCGTTCattcgacaatacaagtataatgtcgacatggctcctgatagagacCAACTTCGAGCCATGGCACAAAAGGAGAAAgagtctttcaaaga TGCTCCAACcgacttcactgaaatggtgaaTATGGGAATGCGACTAGAGGAAGGCGTACGAGAAGGACGATTGATTATGGAATCTGGATCGTCGATTGGTACCAAGAAATATGGAAACAACTTTCAGAAGAAGTGGGAAGATGAAACTATTGCTTTTGCAATTGATGGCGAGCCTCAGAACTCACATTCCCGCCAACCCTTAGCTTATCAACAAGCACCATTCATACCGTACGATCAGTATCCATATGTTGCGGCCGCACAATTCAAGCAACCATACCAACAGCCATGGGAAGCTCTCCCTCATAATTCTTCACAAAATGCTCCTCAGAATGcaactcagaatcagaatcgtcAACGGAatcagaatcgtcaacagaatcAGAATAAACCTCAAAGGAACCAGCAGAAGGAGGATCGCCgcattgacccaattcctatgacctacgCTCAGCTATGGCCATATCTAATCGAGAGGAAAGCAATAGCTCCCAGACCAACCCGACCTGCAAAGTTTCCATTTCCCAAGGAATACAATCCAAACGTCAAGTGTGATTTTCATAGTGGGATATCAGGTCACTCCATTGAAGATTGCAACGTCCTGAAAGAAAAAGTTCAAGATCTGGTTGACAAAAAGAtactctctttcaaggatattgGTCCTATGCCATGA